The Medicago truncatula cultivar Jemalong A17 chromosome 4, MtrunA17r5.0-ANR, whole genome shotgun sequence genome includes a region encoding these proteins:
- the LOC11406898 gene encoding probable glycosyltransferase At5g03795 translates to MKKVFHLTVIILMRELSWRCFRHKIDWRRLFLLVSIFTASGFVFQMIVHTSVISPNKHFHFPPGAADSYKSSNSTIQSNEFIKETILQNVHLTLPNSAVSPKLSNNFVQSVSVEADSINTEARRKKDRNLANTSTTVTTSFPRGRVPSGKQTDIRLITPTEALVYARKEIDHVTSVNEDPDLYAPLFRNVSVFKRSYELMETVLKVYIYRDGSRPIFHNPSLKGIYASEGWFMKLMQENKQFVTKDPERAHLFYLPYSARQMEVTLYVPGSHDLKPLSIFLRDYVNKIAAKYPFWNRTHGSDHFLVACHDWGPYTVTEHEELARNTLKALCNADLSERIFIEGRDVSLPETTIRAPRRPLRYLGGNRASLRPILAFFAGSMHGRVRPTLLKYWGGEKYEDMKIYKRLPLRVSKKMTYIQHMKSSKYCLCPMGFEVNSPRIVEAIYYECVPVIIADNFVLPLSEVLDWSAFSVVVAEKDIPRLKDILLSIPMRKYVAMQNNVKMVQKHFLWNPKPIRYDLFHMILHSIWLNKLNQI, encoded by the exons ATGAAGAAGGTGTTTCACCTAACAGTGATTATTCTAATGAGGGAGTTATCGTGGCGTTGTTTTCGACACAAGATTGATTGGAGAAGATTGTTTCTTCTTGTATCAATTTTTACTGCATCTGGATTCGTGTTTCAGATGATTGTTCATACTTCTGTAATTTCACCAAACAAACACTTTCATTTTCCTCCTGGAGCTGCTGATTCATACAAATCCTCCAATAGTACTATACAGTCGAATGAGTTTATTAAAGAGACAATACTTCAAAACGTTCACCTCACTCTTCCAAATTCCGCTGTTTCTCCCAAGTTATCTAACAATTTTGTTCAATCGGTATCGGTTGAGGCAGATAGCATAAACACCGAAGCACGACGAAAGAAGGACAGAAATCTTGCTAATACAAGTACAACAGTTACAACTTCATTCCCTCGTGGGCGTGTTCCTTCTGGTAAGCAG ACGGACATTAGGTTGATTACACCTACTGAGGCCCTTGTGTATGCAAGGAAAGAGATCGATCATGTTACTTCAGTGAATGAAGATCCTGATCTTTACGCTCCTTTATTCAGGAACGTTTCTGTTTTTAAAAG GAGCTATGAATTGATGGAAACAGTACTTAAAGTTTATATATATCGTGATGGATCAAGGCCTATTTTTCACAACCCTTCCCTTAAGGGAATCTATGCTTCTGAAGGATGGTTTATGAAGTTAATGCAGGAAAATAAGCAATTTGTCACCAAGGATCCCGAGAGAGCCCACTTATTTTATCTTCCATACAGTGCACGCCAAATGGAGGTCACACTTTATGTGCCTGGGTCACATGATTTGAAACCATTATCAATCTTTCTTAGGGACTATGTAAACAAGATTGCTGCAAAGTATCCATTTTGGAATCGCACACATGGGTCAGATCATTTCCTTGTTGCTTGCCATGATTGG GGTCCTTACACAGTGACTGAACATGAAGAACTAGCCAGAAACACCTTAAAAGCTCTATGTAATGCTGATCTGTCTGAAAGAATCTTCATTGAAGGAAGAGATGTTTCCCTTCCAGAAACTACCATAAGGGCACCAAGAAGACCTCTTAGATATCTCGGTGGGAATAGAGCATCACTACGTCCAATCCTTGCTTTCTTTGCTGGAAGCATGCACGGTAGAGTGCGTCCCACTCTTCTTAAGTATTGGGGCGGTGAAAAATATGaagacatgaaaatctacaAGCGCTTACCTTTGAGGGTCTCTAAAAAGATGACTTATATTCAACACATGAAATCAAGTAAATATTGTTTATGTCCAATGGGGTTTGAAGTTAATAGCCCTAGGATAGTTGAAGCCATATACTACGAATGTGTTCCTGTCATCATTGCAGATAATTTTGTCCTTCCACTTAGTGAAGTTCTGGACTGGAGCGCTTTTTCTGTGGTGGTGGCCGAGAAGGATATTCCTAGATTGAAGGATATTTTGTTGTCAATCCCTATGAGAAAATATGTTGCAATGCAAAATAATGTGAAGATGGTACAGAAGCATTTCCTTTGGAACCCAAAACCAATAAGATATGATCTGTTTCACATGATTCTTCATTCAATATGGTTGAACAAGCTAAACCAGATTTGA
- the LOC11409837 gene encoding uncharacterized protein isoform X2 gives MQIRSFLEVEPPSPLRYLIGAAVMMIGVVLPVGYMMFRNKRVPSSSSYTKQT, from the coding sequence ATgcagattagaagctttttagAGGTGGAACCTCCAAGTCCACTCAGATACCTTATCGGAGCCGCCGTAATGATGATCGGAGTTGTTTTACCCGTCGGTTACATGATGTTTCGGAATAAGCgcgttccttcttcttcttcctacACCAAACAGACGTAG
- the LOC11410463 gene encoding transcription factor MYB114, producing the protein MAPRKDGPTKETMNRGAWTQEEDQKLAQCIQIHGAKKWKTVANNSGLNRCGKSCRLRWLNYLRPNIKRGNISDEEEDLIIRLHKLLGNRWSLIAGRLPGRTDNEIKNYWNSHLCKKASHIEEKPETSTAQETIAQDNVVGDNAMLENKDSISGSLDSDVIFNVNEFLDFPTEEPYVFDWVNKFLEIETNN; encoded by the exons ATGGCACCCAGAAAAGATGGACCTACAAAGGAAACAATGAATAGAGGAGCATGGACCCAAGAGGAAGATCAAAAGCTAGCACAATGCATCCAAATTCATGGTGCCAAGAAATGGAAAACTGTTGCAAACAATTCAG GTTTGAATAGGTGTGGAAAGAGTTGCAGGCTAAGATGGTTGAACTATCTTAGACCCAATATCAAGAGAGGGAACATTtcagatgaagaagaggatTTGATTATTAGGCTTCACAAACTTCTTGGAAACAG GTGGTCTTTGATAGCGGGAAGACTTCCAGGGCGAACAGACAATGAAATTAAGAACTATTGGAATTCTCATTTGTGCAAAAAAGCCAGTCACATAGAGGAAAAACCAGAAACTTCCACTGCACAAGAAACTATAGCCCAAGACAATGTTGTTGGGGATAATGCTATGTTAGAGAATAAAGATTCAATTAGTGGAAGTCTTGATTCAGATGTTATCTTTAATGTGAATGAATTCTTAGACTTTCCCACTGAAGAACCATATGTGTTTGATTGGGTGAATAAATTCTTGGAAATTGAAACAAACAACTGA
- the LOC11406899 gene encoding E3 ubiquitin ligase PQT3-like, which yields MAVYYKFKSARDYDSISMDGPFISVGTLKEKIFESKHLGRGTDFDLVVTNAQTNEEYLDEEMLIPKNTSVLIRRVPGRPRLPIVTEQEQKVENKVVDTEPANSSLPADDMSAMKYVEDSDWDEFGNDLYSIPDQLPVQSINMIQEAPPTSTVDEESKIKALIDTPALDWQHQGSDFGAGRGFGRGMGGRMGGGRGFGLERKTPPQGYVCHRCKVPGHFIQHCPTNGDPNYDVKRVKQPTGIPRSMLMVNPQGSYALPNGSVAVLKPNEAAFEKEMEGMPSTTRSVGDLPPELHCPLCSNVMKDAVLTSKCCFKSFCDKCIRDYIISKSMCVCGAMNVLADDLLPNKTLRDTINRILESGNSSTENAGSTYQVQDMESARCPQPKIPSPTSSAASKGGLKISPVYDGTTNIQDTAVETKVVSAPPQTSEHVKIPRAGDVSEATHESKSVKEPVSQGSAQVVEEEVQQKLVPTEAGKKKKKKKVRMPTNDFQWKPPHDLGAENYMMQMGPPPGYNPYWNGMQPCMDGFMAPYAGPMHMMDYGHGPYDMPFPNGMPHDPFANGMPHDPFGMQGYMMPPIPPPPHRDLAEFSMGMNVPPPAMSREEFEARKADARRKRENERRVERDFSKDRDFGREVSSVGDVSSIKSKTKPIPPSSASDYHQNRHRSERPSPDSSHREVEPPRPTKRKSDHSEREREDRDRDYDYHDRHQDRDYEHDRHQHRRHHHRTEASSKKSTDPVTKSTSRKSSEPDIKSKSRKSSEPVTKSLSLSKTAQTTSAEAAAAAAADRKQKASVFSRISFPSEEEAAAAAKKRKLSASSTTEASTAATASVSAKAPSTTHLSNGGRKSKAVMDDYESSDDDEDDERHFKRRPSRYEPSPPPPVDDWVEEGRHSRGTRDRKHR from the exons ATGGCGGtgtattataaatttaaaagtgCAAGAGATTATGATTCAATTTCCATGGATGGTCCTTTCATCTCTGTTGgtactttgaaagaaaaaatatttgaatcaaAGCATTTAGGGAGAGGTACTGATTTTGATCTCGTCGTCACCAATGCCCAAACCAATGAAG AATATCTTGATGAAGAAATGTTGATCCCTAAAAATACCTCAGTGTTAATTCGTCGGGTTCCAGGACGACCACGTTTACCAATTGTTACCGAACAAGA ACAAAAGGTGGAAAATAAGGTGGTGGACACTGAACCTGCTAACAGTAGCTTACCAGCTGATGATATGTCTGCCATGAAATAT GTTGAAGATTCAGATTGGGATGAATTTGGCAATGATTTGTATTCAATACCCGATCAACTTCCAGTTCAATCAATCAATATGATTCAAGAGGCTCCTCCAACAAGCACAGTTGATGAAGAAAGTAAGATTAAGGCATTGATTGATACTCCAGCGTTGGATTGGCAACA TCAAGGTTCAGACTTTGGTGCTGGTAGAGGTTTTGGAAGGGGCATGGGTGGACGGATGGGTGGTGGACGTGGTTTCG GGTTGGAGCGGAAAACACCTCCACAAGGCTATGTATGTCACAGATGCAAGGTGCCTG GACATTTCATTCAGCACTGCCCCACAAATGGTGATCCAAATTATGACGTCAAGAGAGTCAAGCAACCTACTGGTATTCCTAGATCTATGCTGATGGTAAATCCACAAGGTTCCTATGCTTTGCCAAATGGTTCGGTAGCTGTTTTGAAGCCAAATGA GGCTGCTTTTGAGAAAGAAATGGAAGGGATGCCATCTACTACCCGATCTGTCGGGGATCTGCCACCTGAGCTCCACTGCCCCTTGTGCAGTAATGTTATGAAAGATGCTGTGTTGACAAGCAAGTGctgttttaaaagtttctgtGACAAAT GTATTAGGGACTATATTATTTCCAAGTCAATGTGCGTATGTGGTGCAATGAATGTTCTTGCAGATGATCTTTTACCTAATAAGACATTAAGAGATACCATCAATCGCATACTGGAGTCAGGCAATAGCAGTACTGAAAATGCTGGGAGCACTTATCAAGTTCAAG aTATGGAGTCTGCTCGCTGTCCACAACCTAAGATTCCATCTCCAACGTCATCTGCTGCCTCTAAGGGAGGACTAAAGATTTCACCTGTTTATGACGGAACAACAAATATACAGGATACAGCTGTTGAAACAAAGGTCGTTTCTGCTCCACCGCAGACATCGGAACATGTTAAGATACCTAGAGCCGGTGATGTATCTGAAGCTACTCATGAATCTAAGAGTGTGAAGGAACCAGTGTCTCAAGGGAGTGCCCAGGTTGTTGAGGAAGAAGTGCAGCAAAAGTTGGTTCCTACTGAAGCAG gaaagaaaaagaaaaagaagaaagtccGTATGCCTACAAATG ATTTTCAGTGGAAACCCCCACATGATCTTGGGGCTGAGAACTATATGATGCAAATGGGCCCACCTCCCGGCTATAATCCATACTGGAATGGCATGCAACCTTGCATGGATGGATTTATGGCACCGTATGCTGGTCCAATGCATATGATGGATTATGGTCATGGCCCCTACGACATGCCATTTCCAAATGGCATGCCTCATGACCCGTTTGCAAATGGAATGCCTCACGACCCATTTGGCATGCAAGGTTACATGATGCCTCCTATTCCGCCTCCGCCTCATAG GGATCTTGCTGAGTTCAGTATGGGGATGAACGTTCCACCCCCAGCTATGAGTAGAGAGGAGTTTGAAGCTCGTAAAGCCGATGCGAGGAGGAAGCGTGAAAATGAGCGGCGGGTTGAAAG GGATTTCTCCAAGGATCGAGATTTTGGTAGGGAAGTGAGCAGTGTTGGGGATGTTTCttcaataaaatcaaaaact AAACCAATTCCACCGTCTTCAGCAAGCGATTATCATCAAAACCGTCACCGTTCAGAACGGCCATCGCCAGATTCATCCCACCGTGAAGTTGAACCACCGCGTCCAACCAAAAGAAAATCAGATCACTCTGAACGCGAACGCGAAGACAGAGATCGAGACTACGACTACCATGACCGTCACCAGGATCGCGACTACGAGCACGACCGTCACCAGCACCGCCGTCATCACCACCGAACAGAAGCGTCGTCCAAGAAATCAACAGATCCAGTCACCAAATCCACATCTAGGAAGTCATCGGAACCAGATATCAAATCCAAGTCCAGAAAATCATCTGAACCAGTGACTAAATCCTTATCTTTATCAAAGACAGCACAAACTACATCGGCGGAAGCAGCGGCCGCCGCAGCTGCAGATCGGAAGCAGAAGGCGAGTGTCTTCTCACGGATAAGCTTTCCTTCTGAGGAAGaagctgctgctgctgctaaAAAGAGAAAGTTGAGCGCTAGTTCTACAACTGAAGCATCCACCGCCGCTACCGCCAGTGTCTCTGCGAAAGCTCCTTCCACTACGCATCTGTCTAACGGAGGGAGGAAGAGCAAAGCTGTTATGGATGATTATGAATCTAGCGATGACGACGAGGATGACGAGAGGCATTTTAAACGGAGGCCGTCAAGGTATGAGCCGTCTCCACCGCCGCCGGTGGATGATTGGGTGGAGGAAGGAAGACACTCTAGAGGAACAAGAGATCGGAAGCATAGATAG
- the LOC11409837 gene encoding uncharacterized protein isoform X1: MQIRSFLEVEPPSPLRYLIGAAVMMIGVVLPVGYMMFRNKRVPSSSSYTKQTNKVLI; the protein is encoded by the exons ATgcagattagaagctttttagAGGTGGAACCTCCAAGTCCACTCAGATACCTTATCGGAGCCGCCGTAATGATGATCGGAGTTGTTTTACCCGTCGGTTACATGATGTTTCGGAATAAGCgcgttccttcttcttcttcctacACCAAACAGAC GAACAAGGTTTTGATATAG
- the LOC11410857 gene encoding inositol 2-dehydrogenase 2 — translation MATATVVVKYGIIGVGMMGREHLINLHHLCNENVAVVAIADPHLPSQQLAINLAHSFSWPLKVFSGHKELLDSGLCDVLVVSTPNMTHYSILMDIINHSKPHHVLVEKPLCTTVSHCKEVVRAARKRPDILVQVGLEYRYMPPVAKLIEIVNGGSLGHVRMVSIREHRFPFLVKVNNWNRFNVNSGGTLVEKCCHFFDLMRLFVGANPVRVMASGAIDVNHKDEIYDGKVPDIIDNAYVIVEFDNGSRGMLDLCMFAEGSKNEQEISVVGDIGKGEAFVPESVVRLGTREAGRDGVQSVKAEDPRIKYDGLHHGSSYLEHLNFLGAIRGKGEKVPAVDLQDGLISVAIGVAAQLSIENGRFVTIQEVMDGLQV, via the exons aTGGCCACTGCAACAGTAGTAGTAAAGTATGGAATAATAGGAGTTGGAATGATGGGAAGAGAACATCTTATTAATTTACACCATCTTTGCAACGAAAATGTTGCTGTTGTTGCCATCGCAGACCCTCACCTTCCCTCTCAACAACTCGCCATCAATTTAGCACACTCTTTTTCTTGGCCTCTTAAG GTTTTCTCAGGTCACAAGGAGTTGTTGGACAGTGGACTGTGTGATGTTTTGGTCGTATCTACTCCTAACATGACACATTACAGCATTCTTATGGATATAATCAATCATTCCAAACCACATCATGTATTGGTAGAAAAGCCACTCTGCACAACCGTCTCTCATTGCAAAGAG GTTGTTCGCGCTGCTCGAAAGAGACCAGATATACTGGTGCAGGTTGGACTGGAATATAGATACATGCCTCCTGTTGCAAAACTGATAGAAATAGTGAACGGAGGAAGCCTCGGACATGTTAGGATGGTATCAATTCGGGAGCATCGGTTTCCTTTCTTGGTTAAG GTGAACAATTGGAATCGGTTCAACGTTAACTCAGGGGGAACTCTGGTAGAGAAGTGTTGTCACTTTTTTGATCTCATGAGGCTCTTTGTTGGTGCAAATCCTGTTCGTGTGATGGCTTCTGGAGCTATTGATGTTAATCACAAGGATGAAATATATGATGGAAAG GTGCCAGATATTATTGACAATGCATATGTTATAGTTGAATTTGACAACGGTTCTCGAGGTATGCTTGACCTTTGTATGTTTGCTGAAGGGAGTAAAAATGAGCAAGAAATATCTGTTGTTGGTGATATTGGAAAG GGTGAGGCTTTCGTTCCTGAGAGTGTTGTGAGGTTGGGAACGCGTGAGGCAGGACGAGATGGTGTCCAGAGTGTGAAAGCTGAAGATCCCCGGATAAA ATATGATGGGTTACACCATGGGTCTAGCTATCTGGAACATCTTAACTTCTTGGGTGCTATTAGAGGTAAAGGTGAAAAGGTTCCTGCTGTAGATCTTCAAGATGGATTAATATCTGTTGCTATTGGAGTTGCAGCACAACTTTCCATAGAAAATGGACGATTTGTTACTATTCAGGAAGTTATGGATGGCCTTCAAGTTTGA
- the LOC11408449 gene encoding uncharacterized protein: MAAPFFSTPFQPYVYQSQQDAIIPFQILGGESQVVQIMLKPHEKIIAKPGSMCFMSGSVEMENAYLPENEVGIWQWLFGKTVTNIVVRNSGPSDGFVGIAAPYFARILPIDLATFNGEILCQPDAFLCSVNDVKVSNTVDQRGRNVVAGAEVFLRQKLSGQGLAFILGGGSVVQKILEVGEVLAVDVSCIVAVTSTVDIQIKYNGPARRTMFGGDNAVTAVLTGPGIVFIQSLPFPRFSQRIARAVTSPNMRENPKFFIQIALFFFLAYVVIVSSLILTDV, from the exons ATGGCTGCGCCATTTTTCTCAACGCCTTTTCAGCCTTATGTTTATCAG AGCCAGCAAGATGCAATTATTCCTTTTCAGATTTTAGGGGGTGAATCTCAGGTGGTTCAG ATAATGTTGAAGCCACATGAAAAAATCATCGCAAAGCCTG GTTCCATGTGCTTTATGTCTGGATCAGTTGAAATGGAAAATGCTTACCTTCCAGAAAATGAAGTTGGCATATGGCAGTGGTTGTTTGGCAAAACTGTAACGAACATTGTTGTTCGCAATTCTGGACCAAGTGATGGATTTGTTGGAATTGCTGCACCTTATTTTGCGAGAATTCTTCCA ATTGATTTGGCAACATTTAATGGAGAGATTCTATGTCAG CCCGATGCATTTTTGTGCTCGGTCAATGATGTGAAGGTCAGCAACACAGTTGATCAGAGGGGACGTAATGTTGTTGCTGGTGCTGAG GTATTCTTGAGGCAGAAGCTATCTGGCCAAGGGCTTGCATTCATACTAGGGGGTGGATCTG TTGTACAGAAAATTCTTGAGGTCGGTGAAGTTCTAGCTGTTGATGTTTCTTGCATTGTTGCTGTGACGAGTACAGTTGATatccaaataaaatataatggtCCTGCAAGAAGGACAATGTTTGGA GGCGACAATGCAGTAACAGCTGTTCTAACTGGACCAGGCATTGTGTTCATACAAAGCTTACCTTTTCCCCGTTTCTCTCAGCGAATTGCTAG GGCGGTGACATCTCCAAACATGAGGGAAAATCCAAAGTTTTTCATACAGATTGCCCTTTTCTTTTTCCTGGCATATGTGGTCATTGTATCTTCGTTAATATTGACAGATGTATGA